The Dyella jiangningensis genome includes a window with the following:
- a CDS encoding cation diffusion facilitator family transporter: MDTTREQRQLRLSIAVTFVVGVACVAVGLLMRSQAIAFDGFYSLVDVVLTGGSLLVSRLVSSEGSRRFQFGYWHLEPLMVVFNATVLTAICSYAAFTALHDLLTGGHEIAFGLGAAWAVVMSVVSMGMAYQMNRQSKQLGSVLVQLDARGWLIGGCISIAVLIGFALAAVIEGGTLDHWTRYIDSAILLLLVVVLLPLPLGSLWQALREVLQLAPDALDQRVRAVMQAMVHERGYLDFSSYVAKIGRMRFIDIHILVDPSRPLGTMESIDEVRSQIAHRLGSDIRVEWLTIVFTGKREWL; encoded by the coding sequence ATGGATACCACTCGCGAACAACGCCAGCTGCGCCTGTCGATTGCCGTCACCTTCGTCGTTGGCGTTGCCTGTGTCGCCGTGGGCCTGCTGATGCGTTCGCAGGCGATCGCGTTCGACGGTTTCTACTCGCTGGTCGACGTCGTGCTCACCGGCGGATCGCTGCTGGTGTCGCGCCTGGTCTCCAGCGAAGGCAGCCGGCGTTTCCAGTTCGGCTACTGGCACCTCGAACCGCTGATGGTGGTGTTCAACGCCACCGTACTCACCGCCATCTGCAGCTACGCCGCCTTCACCGCCCTGCACGACCTGCTGACCGGCGGCCACGAAATCGCCTTCGGCCTCGGCGCCGCATGGGCGGTGGTGATGAGCGTGGTCAGCATGGGCATGGCCTACCAGATGAACCGCCAGTCGAAGCAGCTGGGCTCGGTGCTGGTGCAACTCGATGCGCGCGGCTGGCTGATCGGCGGCTGCATCAGCATCGCGGTGTTGATCGGCTTTGCGTTGGCGGCGGTCATCGAGGGCGGCACGCTCGATCATTGGACGCGCTACATCGACTCCGCCATCCTGCTGCTGCTCGTCGTCGTGCTGCTGCCGCTGCCCCTGGGCAGCCTGTGGCAGGCGCTGCGCGAAGTACTGCAACTGGCCCCCGATGCGCTCGACCAGCGCGTGCGCGCGGTGATGCAGGCCATGGTGCACGAGCGCGGCTACCTCGACTTCAGCAGCTACGTCGCCAAGATCGGCCGCATGCGCTTCATCGACATCCACATCCTGGTCGATCCTTCGCGCCCGCTGGGCACCATGGAATCGATCGACGAAGTCCGCAGCCAGATCGCCCACCGCCTCGGCAGTGATATCCGGGTGGAGTGGCTCACCATCGTGTTCACCGGCAAGCGGGAGTGGTTGTAG
- a CDS encoding gluconate 2-dehydrogenase subunit 3 family protein translates to MSNKPSSRSRRDFLRQSMVAVPAVTLLGGSTLAQPPNAAASAAGSAYSPRYFTAAEWDFLQSAVDRLIPHNEDGPGAVEAGVPEFIDRQMEDSYGHGGYWYMQGPFAPDAPPTLGYQLRFTPRDLYRTAIADVESWCQKQHGKKFSALSPDERDGVLHQLEKGEIKLEQVPSAAFFTQLLTNTKEGYFADPMYGGNKHMGGWKMIGFPGARADYADWIEQPGKTYPLGPVSIDGEQS, encoded by the coding sequence ATGTCGAACAAGCCCAGTTCGCGGTCACGTCGCGACTTTTTGCGTCAGTCAATGGTGGCCGTGCCCGCGGTCACCTTGCTGGGCGGCTCGACCCTCGCGCAGCCACCGAATGCAGCGGCATCGGCAGCGGGATCGGCTTACTCGCCACGCTATTTCACCGCCGCGGAATGGGACTTCCTGCAGTCGGCGGTCGATCGGCTGATCCCGCACAACGAGGACGGACCCGGCGCGGTGGAAGCGGGCGTGCCCGAGTTCATCGACCGTCAGATGGAAGACAGTTACGGCCACGGCGGCTACTGGTACATGCAGGGACCGTTCGCCCCCGACGCTCCGCCGACGCTGGGCTACCAACTGCGCTTTACGCCACGCGACCTGTACCGCACCGCCATCGCCGACGTCGAGAGCTGGTGCCAGAAGCAGCACGGCAAGAAGTTCTCGGCGCTCTCGCCGGACGAACGCGACGGCGTGCTGCACCAGTTGGAGAAGGGCGAGATCAAGCTGGAGCAGGTGCCGTCCGCGGCGTTCTTCACCCAACTGCTGACCAATACCAAGGAAGGCTATTTCGCCGACCCTATGTATGGCGGCAACAAGCACATGGGCGGCTGGAAGATGATCGGCTTCCCCGGCGCACGCGCCGACTATGCCGACTGGATCGAACAGCCGGGCAAGACCTACCCGCTGGGACCGGTATCCATCGACGGGGAGCAGTCATGA
- a CDS encoding GMC family oxidoreductase, which translates to MIRMKPVDVVIVGFGWTGAIMGIELAEAGLDVLALERGVFRDTSPDFTYPHNADELAYGIRGKLFQPLANETITIRHGVNDTAQPYRQYGSFLFGHNVGGAGLHWNGQHYRPSPEDLVLESHMRQRYGAKFMPDDMQIQDWGVTYDELEPFLEQFEYVCGTSGRAGNLNGEIRDGGNPFEGPRKREYPNPPVADNYAARLFSDAARSLGHKPFPQPSSNASQPYTNPYGVRLGPCNLCGYCERFCCFMYSKASPQTTILPVLMRKPNFSLRTQSHVTRVNLDSTRKRATGVTYIDAQGREVEQPANLVIVAAFQMHNVRLMLLSGIGTPYDPATGKGVIGKNYAYQMMSNINLFYDKDVQINPFIAAGSGGNAIIDDFNSDHFDHGPHGFVGGGYILGGQTGGRPIQQLSLPPGTPAWGDKWKRAAKEAYLHTTSVQTHGSVMSYRDRYLDLDPTYKDRFGQPLLRMTFDWHDNEYKMTRFLTDRAQDIANAMKARQTSQTIRKQGDHYDVRQYQTTHTTGGVIQGASPETSALNSFQQSWDVPNVFVTGASAFPQNIGYNPTGLIGGLTYRSVKAIRETYLKNPGPLVQA; encoded by the coding sequence ATGATCCGCATGAAACCGGTCGACGTGGTGATCGTCGGTTTCGGCTGGACCGGCGCGATCATGGGCATCGAGCTGGCCGAGGCGGGATTGGACGTGCTCGCGCTGGAACGCGGCGTGTTCCGCGACACCTCGCCGGACTTCACCTATCCGCACAACGCCGACGAACTGGCCTACGGCATTCGCGGCAAGCTGTTCCAGCCGCTGGCCAACGAGACCATCACCATCCGCCACGGCGTCAACGACACCGCGCAGCCTTATCGCCAGTATGGCTCGTTCCTGTTCGGGCACAACGTCGGCGGCGCCGGCCTGCACTGGAATGGCCAGCATTACCGGCCCTCGCCGGAAGACCTCGTGCTGGAAAGCCACATGCGCCAGCGCTATGGCGCGAAGTTCATGCCGGACGACATGCAGATCCAGGATTGGGGCGTGACCTACGACGAACTGGAGCCCTTCCTCGAACAGTTCGAGTACGTGTGCGGCACCTCGGGTCGCGCGGGCAACCTCAATGGCGAGATCCGCGATGGCGGCAACCCGTTCGAGGGTCCGCGCAAGCGCGAGTATCCGAATCCACCGGTGGCCGATAACTATGCCGCACGGCTGTTTTCCGATGCGGCGCGATCGCTCGGCCACAAGCCGTTTCCGCAGCCGTCGTCGAACGCGTCGCAGCCCTACACCAACCCCTACGGCGTGCGCCTGGGGCCGTGCAACCTCTGCGGTTACTGCGAGCGCTTCTGCTGCTTCATGTATTCCAAGGCGTCGCCACAGACGACCATCCTGCCGGTGCTGATGCGCAAGCCCAACTTCTCGCTGCGCACGCAGAGCCACGTGACGCGCGTGAACCTGGACAGCACGCGCAAGCGCGCCACCGGCGTCACCTACATCGACGCGCAGGGCCGCGAGGTGGAGCAGCCGGCCAACCTGGTGATCGTCGCGGCCTTCCAGATGCACAACGTGCGGCTGATGCTGCTGTCGGGCATCGGCACACCGTACGACCCGGCCACCGGCAAGGGCGTGATCGGCAAGAACTACGCGTACCAGATGATGAGCAACATCAATCTTTTCTACGACAAGGACGTGCAGATCAATCCGTTCATCGCCGCAGGCTCCGGCGGCAACGCGATCATCGACGACTTCAACTCCGACCATTTCGACCACGGGCCGCACGGTTTCGTGGGCGGCGGCTACATCCTCGGCGGCCAGACCGGTGGCCGACCGATCCAGCAGCTGTCGCTGCCGCCGGGCACGCCGGCCTGGGGCGACAAGTGGAAGCGCGCCGCCAAGGAAGCCTACCTGCACACCACCAGCGTGCAGACGCATGGCTCGGTGATGTCCTATCGCGATCGCTACCTGGATCTTGACCCGACCTACAAGGATCGCTTCGGCCAGCCGTTGTTGCGCATGACCTTCGACTGGCACGACAACGAATACAAGATGACGCGGTTCCTTACCGACCGCGCGCAGGACATCGCCAATGCGATGAAGGCCCGCCAGACCTCGCAGACCATCCGCAAGCAAGGCGACCATTACGACGTGCGCCAGTACCAGACCACGCACACCACCGGCGGCGTCATCCAGGGAGCCTCGCCGGAAACCAGCGCGCTCAACTCGTTCCAGCAAAGCTGGGACGTGCCGAACGTGTTCGTCACCGGCGCCTCGGCGTTTCCGCAGAACATCGGCTACAACCCGACCGGCCTCATCGGCGGCCTCACCTATCGATCGGTGAAGGCGATCCGCGAGACCTATCTCAAGAACCCCGGCCCCCTGGTGCAGGCATGA
- a CDS encoding c-type cytochrome — protein sequence MNAAARRRRGGSGVLRVILVLIVLVVLAWFATVVFQGGGGNASAAAPAPNDELLKQGEYVARLGDCAACHTAPGGKPYAGGLAIASPIGTIYSTNITPDAKTGIGNYSYGQFERAVRRGINAAGHTLYPAMPYPSYAKVSDGDIQALYAYFMHRVAPVEQVNHREDIPWPLSMRWPLTYWRWLFAPKVAPVETAATGDAALARGQYLVEGLGHCGACHTPRAFTLQEKALTPDDSTYLSGGVNDNWVAPSLRGEVASGLGSVDQEELVALLKNGRSARSAIFGGMSDVVQHSTQFMSNEDLAAIAHFLKSLPPKRAETALTYDQATRTALYAGNTDKPGARLYVDNCAACHRTDGHGYGEVYPALAGNPAVNATDPTSLARLVLHGGTMPSGREAPTQFTMPAFRDRLSDQQIAEVLTYVRSSWGNRGGTVTASKVSDLRRLPAHQQNLMTGYDPRVGEQPTQP from the coding sequence ATGAACGCCGCGGCCCGCCGTCGGCGTGGTGGCAGTGGCGTGCTGCGCGTCATCCTGGTGCTGATCGTGCTGGTGGTGCTGGCATGGTTTGCCACGGTGGTTTTCCAGGGTGGCGGCGGCAACGCATCGGCCGCTGCACCGGCACCCAACGACGAACTGCTGAAGCAGGGCGAGTACGTTGCACGCCTCGGCGATTGCGCGGCCTGCCATACCGCCCCTGGCGGCAAGCCGTATGCCGGCGGGCTCGCCATCGCCTCGCCGATCGGCACCATCTACAGCACCAACATCACGCCGGACGCCAAGACCGGCATCGGCAACTACAGCTATGGCCAGTTCGAGCGGGCCGTACGGCGCGGCATCAACGCCGCCGGCCATACGCTGTACCCGGCGATGCCGTATCCCTCGTACGCCAAGGTGAGCGATGGTGACATCCAGGCGCTGTATGCGTATTTCATGCATCGCGTGGCGCCGGTGGAACAGGTCAACCATCGCGAGGACATCCCCTGGCCGCTCTCGATGCGCTGGCCGCTCACCTATTGGCGCTGGCTGTTTGCGCCGAAAGTGGCGCCGGTGGAAACGGCAGCGACGGGCGATGCCGCGCTTGCACGCGGGCAGTACCTGGTGGAAGGCCTGGGCCACTGCGGCGCCTGCCACACGCCACGCGCCTTCACGCTGCAGGAAAAGGCGTTGACGCCCGACGACAGCACCTACCTCAGCGGCGGCGTGAACGACAACTGGGTGGCGCCGAGCCTGCGCGGCGAGGTGGCCAGCGGCCTGGGCAGCGTCGACCAGGAGGAGCTGGTCGCATTGCTGAAGAATGGCCGCTCCGCGCGCAGCGCGATCTTCGGCGGCATGAGCGACGTGGTCCAGCACAGCACGCAGTTCATGAGCAATGAAGATCTCGCTGCGATCGCGCACTTCCTCAAGTCGCTGCCGCCCAAGCGTGCGGAAACGGCGCTGACCTATGACCAGGCAACCCGCACCGCGCTTTACGCCGGCAACACCGACAAGCCGGGTGCGCGGTTGTACGTCGACAACTGTGCGGCCTGCCATCGCACCGACGGCCACGGCTATGGCGAGGTGTATCCGGCATTGGCGGGCAACCCCGCGGTCAATGCGACCGACCCGACCTCGCTGGCGCGACTGGTGCTGCACGGCGGCACCATGCCTTCCGGCCGCGAGGCACCCACGCAATTCACCATGCCCGCCTTCCGCGATCGCCTGAGCGACCAGCAGATCGCAGAGGTGCTGACCTACGTGCGTTCCAGCTGGGGCAACCGCGGCGGCACCGTCACCGCGTCGAAGGTTTCCGACCTGCGCAGGTTGCCCGCGCACCAGCAGAACCTGATGACGGGTTACGACCCGCGCGTAGGTGAGCAGCCGACCCAGCCCTGA
- a CDS encoding efflux transporter outer membrane subunit yields the protein MNTTLSSSSVARSPWSRTSRRFTLRLAAMAAAMVGLAGCMVGPDYVRPDVKAHAGYASQALLETRDVTRPAPALDTWWSGFDDPELSLIIGRVMTQNLDLAAAIARVDQARAAAREAGAQLKPQGSLDAQVVQQYQSTQSPLGELASHTPGYKRTQTLENIGVGASWELDLVGGLHRGAEAAQAEAEAAEANQDGVRVMVAAEAADSYFQARGAQERLRLAQQQIDTEAQLVELVKVRLAGGLATSRELAQAQALLLQARATLPPLRITLAQQLNRLDVLMGAAPGTYAGELQAPGATYAVPAVGAEGGPQMLLSRRPDVIAAERKLAASNARIGVATAEYYPKVSLGALLGFETLHSGSLFSSAAFQPQAVLGLHWRLFDFGRVDAEVAQAKGANVEALAQYRQSMLRATEDVENAIVSLAELESQHRELTDEVAAHQQARDAAQDAYKGGAVSLIEVLDEDRQLLSSRDQLARVHADDARAAVAMFRALGGGWSGSVEGTAAVAQR from the coding sequence ATGAACACCACGCTGTCGTCTTCTTCGGTCGCCCGTTCGCCGTGGTCGCGGACGTCGCGTCGTTTCACCCTTCGCCTGGCGGCGATGGCCGCTGCCATGGTGGGGCTTGCCGGTTGCATGGTCGGTCCCGACTACGTTCGCCCCGACGTGAAAGCCCATGCGGGTTATGCGAGCCAGGCACTGCTGGAAACGCGGGACGTGACGCGTCCCGCGCCCGCACTCGACACCTGGTGGAGCGGCTTCGACGATCCCGAACTCAGCCTCATCATCGGTCGCGTGATGACGCAGAACCTGGATCTCGCCGCGGCCATCGCGCGCGTCGACCAGGCGCGTGCCGCCGCCCGTGAAGCTGGCGCGCAACTCAAGCCGCAAGGCAGCCTCGATGCGCAGGTGGTGCAGCAGTACCAGTCCACCCAGAGTCCGCTCGGCGAGCTCGCCAGTCATACGCCGGGCTACAAGCGCACGCAGACGCTGGAGAACATCGGCGTGGGCGCCAGCTGGGAGCTGGATCTGGTCGGTGGCCTGCATCGTGGCGCCGAAGCCGCGCAAGCCGAGGCTGAAGCGGCCGAGGCGAATCAGGATGGCGTGCGCGTGATGGTCGCCGCCGAGGCGGCCGACAGCTATTTCCAGGCGCGTGGCGCACAGGAACGCCTGCGCCTCGCGCAACAGCAGATCGATACCGAGGCGCAGCTGGTGGAGCTGGTGAAGGTTCGCCTTGCCGGCGGCCTCGCCACCTCGCGCGAACTCGCGCAGGCCCAGGCGCTGCTGCTGCAGGCAAGGGCCACCTTGCCGCCGTTGCGCATCACGCTCGCGCAACAGCTCAATCGTCTCGACGTGCTGATGGGCGCGGCGCCGGGCACTTACGCGGGCGAATTGCAGGCACCGGGCGCAACGTACGCCGTGCCGGCCGTCGGTGCGGAGGGCGGCCCGCAGATGCTGTTGAGCCGCCGCCCCGACGTGATCGCCGCCGAGCGCAAGCTCGCCGCGTCGAACGCACGCATCGGCGTGGCCACGGCCGAGTACTACCCCAAGGTATCGCTGGGTGCACTGCTCGGCTTCGAGACGCTGCACAGCGGTTCGCTGTTCTCGTCCGCCGCGTTCCAGCCGCAGGCGGTGCTCGGCCTGCATTGGCGCCTGTTCGATTTCGGCCGCGTCGACGCCGAGGTAGCGCAGGCCAAGGGCGCCAACGTCGAAGCGCTGGCGCAATACCGGCAGTCGATGCTGCGCGCTACCGAAGACGTGGAGAATGCCATCGTCTCGCTCGCCGAGCTGGAATCGCAGCACCGCGAACTCACCGACGAAGTGGCCGCGCACCAACAGGCACGCGACGCCGCGCAGGATGCGTACAAGGGCGGTGCCGTCAGCCTGATCGAAGTGCTGGATGAGGATCGCCAGTTGCTGAGCTCGCGCGACCAGCTTGCCCGCGTGCATGCCGACGATGCGCGCGCGGCAGTCGCCATGTTCCGTGCGCTGGGCGGCGGTTGGTCCGGCAGCGTGGAGGGCACCGCCGCAGTGGCGCAACGCTGA
- a CDS encoding DHA2 family efflux MFS transporter permease subunit, whose product MNTTASAMRFAGPVDPATLGMTQKVFAFASMCVGMFIALLDIQIVSASLRDIGGGLSAGTDETAWVQTSYLIAEIVVIPLSGWLSKVLSTRWLFAFSALGFTIASLLCGIAWDIQSMIAFRALQGFLGGSMIPMVFTTAFVFFHNKQRVIAAATIGAIASLAPTLGPTLGGWITDHASWHWLFYVNLVPGLFVAIAVPLLVNIDSHDYSLLRHADYLGMVLLAIFLGCLEYTLEEGPRWNWFSDQTITTTAWLSGLAGIGFVFRSLTYDHPVVDLRALGDRNFALGCLFSFVTGIGLFATIYLTPLFLGRVRGYSALEIGEAIFSTGVFQILTIPLYSFLAQRYDLRWIMMAGLALFAVSMWDFTPITHDWGGHELLLPQALRGMAQQLAVPPTVTLTLGGLAPARLKLASGLFNLMRNLGGAIGIAVCATVLNDRTNLHFYRLAEHLNVDNEAMNQWLTQAGGHIAELGSNTTEAANSALHQLWQLAYREAQTQSYADAFLVIMVCFVVATVLVPLMRKVAPPVGPSADSH is encoded by the coding sequence ATGAACACCACGGCCTCCGCCATGCGGTTTGCGGGGCCGGTCGATCCGGCCACGCTCGGCATGACACAAAAGGTGTTCGCCTTCGCCAGCATGTGCGTGGGCATGTTCATAGCGCTGCTGGACATCCAGATCGTCTCGGCTTCCTTGCGCGATATCGGCGGCGGTCTCTCCGCCGGCACGGACGAAACGGCGTGGGTGCAGACCAGCTACCTTATCGCCGAGATCGTGGTGATTCCGCTGTCGGGCTGGTTGTCGAAAGTACTCTCAACTCGCTGGCTGTTCGCGTTCTCCGCGCTTGGATTCACCATCGCCAGCCTGCTGTGCGGCATCGCGTGGGATATCCAGAGCATGATCGCGTTCCGCGCGCTGCAGGGCTTTCTCGGCGGCTCGATGATCCCGATGGTGTTCACCACCGCGTTCGTGTTCTTCCACAACAAGCAGCGTGTGATTGCCGCGGCCACCATCGGCGCGATCGCCTCGCTGGCACCCACCTTGGGCCCGACGCTGGGTGGCTGGATCACCGACCACGCGTCATGGCACTGGCTGTTCTACGTCAACCTGGTGCCTGGCCTGTTCGTCGCCATCGCCGTGCCGCTGCTGGTGAACATCGATTCACATGACTACTCGCTGCTGCGTCATGCCGACTACCTGGGCATGGTGCTGCTCGCCATCTTCCTTGGTTGCCTGGAATACACGCTGGAAGAGGGCCCGCGCTGGAACTGGTTCAGCGACCAGACCATCACCACCACAGCTTGGCTGTCGGGTCTGGCGGGCATCGGGTTCGTGTTTCGAAGCCTGACCTACGATCACCCCGTCGTCGACCTTCGTGCGCTGGGCGACCGCAACTTCGCGCTGGGCTGTCTGTTCTCCTTCGTCACCGGCATCGGCCTGTTCGCCACCATCTACCTCACGCCGTTGTTCCTCGGACGCGTGCGCGGTTACAGCGCGCTGGAAATCGGTGAAGCCATCTTCTCCACCGGCGTGTTCCAGATCCTCACCATTCCGCTGTACTCGTTCCTTGCTCAGCGCTACGACCTGCGCTGGATCATGATGGCGGGCCTGGCGTTGTTTGCGGTCTCGATGTGGGATTTCACGCCGATCACGCACGACTGGGGAGGCCATGAACTGCTGCTGCCACAGGCACTGCGCGGCATGGCGCAACAGCTCGCGGTACCGCCGACGGTGACATTGACGCTGGGTGGCCTGGCGCCGGCGCGACTCAAGCTTGCATCCGGCCTGTTCAACCTGATGCGCAACCTGGGCGGCGCGATCGGCATCGCGGTGTGCGCCACCGTGCTCAACGACCGCACCAATCTGCATTTCTATCGCCTGGCCGAACATCTCAATGTCGACAACGAGGCGATGAACCAGTGGCTGACGCAGGCCGGTGGCCATATTGCCGAACTGGGATCGAACACGACGGAAGCGGCCAACAGCGCGCTTCATCAGCTGTGGCAGCTCGCCTATCGCGAGGCGCAGACGCAGTCCTACGCCGATGCCTTCCTCGTGATCATGGTCTGTTTCGTCGTCGCCACCGTGCTGGTGCCGCTGATGCGCAAGGTAGCGCCGCCGGTCGGCCCGTCCGCGGATTCGCACTGA
- a CDS encoding HlyD family secretion protein, which yields MSSIVVERADTPAIPIAEPRNKRKRIVRALAGAAVVAAVIYGVHWWSVGRFIEDTDDAYVGGDITVVGPKVSGYIAQLAVTDNQFVHAGDLLVKIDDRDYRAAVAKAEGAVAAEQALLTNLDANERLQQEVIHQAQAGVLAADAETLRSQQDEARYRDLSSRSAVSTESAQRADATFKTAKAASTKAQAALMAAQRQIDVIESQKLQARAALEQAKAELDIARLNEGYTELRAPFDGVIGNRRARVGAYAAAGSQLLSVVPAHGLWVDANFKEDQLARMQSGQAVNVRADVMPGRVFHGHLGSLAPATGAQFSVLPPENATGNFTKIVQRVPVRVILDSHDDALGVLRPGLSVVAEVDTRTGHESSAP from the coding sequence ATGAGCAGCATCGTCGTCGAGCGGGCGGACACGCCTGCCATTCCCATCGCCGAACCGCGCAACAAGCGAAAGCGCATCGTACGCGCCCTGGCCGGTGCGGCGGTCGTCGCGGCCGTGATCTACGGTGTGCATTGGTGGAGCGTCGGCCGCTTCATCGAAGACACCGATGACGCCTATGTCGGCGGTGACATCACCGTGGTCGGTCCGAAGGTGTCCGGCTATATCGCCCAGCTCGCCGTCACCGACAACCAGTTCGTGCATGCCGGCGACCTGCTGGTGAAGATCGACGATCGCGACTATCGCGCCGCCGTCGCCAAGGCCGAAGGCGCGGTGGCCGCGGAGCAGGCGTTGCTGACCAACCTCGACGCCAACGAGCGCCTGCAGCAGGAAGTGATCCACCAGGCGCAGGCCGGCGTGCTCGCTGCGGATGCGGAAACCTTGCGCTCGCAGCAGGACGAGGCACGCTATCGCGATCTTTCCAGCCGCTCCGCCGTCTCCACCGAAAGCGCGCAGCGCGCCGACGCCACCTTCAAGACCGCCAAGGCTGCTTCGACCAAGGCGCAGGCTGCACTGATGGCCGCGCAGCGACAGATCGACGTGATCGAATCGCAAAAGCTGCAGGCGCGCGCTGCGCTGGAGCAGGCCAAGGCGGAACTCGATATCGCGCGCCTCAACGAGGGCTATACCGAATTGCGCGCGCCCTTCGACGGTGTCATCGGCAACCGCCGCGCGCGCGTGGGCGCGTATGCCGCGGCCGGCTCGCAGTTGTTGTCGGTGGTGCCTGCGCATGGCCTGTGGGTGGATGCGAACTTCAAGGAGGATCAGCTCGCCCGCATGCAGTCGGGGCAGGCGGTGAACGTGCGCGCCGACGTGATGCCCGGGCGCGTATTTCATGGTCATCTCGGCAGCCTGGCACCGGCGACCGGTGCGCAGTTCAGCGTGCTGCCGCCGGAGAACGCCACCGGCAACTTCACGAAGATCGTGCAGCGCGTGCCGGTGCGTGTAATTCTCGACAGCCATGACGATGCGCTGGGCGTGTTGCGCCCCGGCCTGTCGGTGGTGGCGGAAGTGGATACCCGCACCGGTCACGAGAGCAGCGCGCCATGA
- a CDS encoding winged helix-turn-helix transcriptional regulator, with amino-acid sequence MQRKSFESMQCPVARGLERAGDGWSMLILRDAFYGIRRFDDFVQSLGIAPNILSRRLRDLVQAGLLQRRPYCARPKRYEYVLTEQGRDFRPVLLALMAWGNRHFAPEGPSILLTDTTTGEPVELAQVDLRTGERITRGRHSIVAGPSADERTRINVDFRNAHLAADRH; translated from the coding sequence ATGCAACGCAAAAGCTTCGAAAGCATGCAGTGTCCCGTCGCCCGCGGCCTGGAGCGGGCCGGTGACGGGTGGAGCATGTTGATCCTGCGCGATGCGTTCTATGGCATCCGCCGCTTCGACGATTTCGTGCAGAGCCTGGGCATCGCGCCGAACATTCTCAGCCGGCGCCTGCGCGACCTGGTGCAGGCAGGCCTGCTGCAGCGTCGTCCGTATTGCGCGCGTCCGAAACGCTACGAATACGTGCTCACCGAGCAAGGTCGCGACTTTCGCCCCGTGCTGCTCGCGCTGATGGCCTGGGGCAACCGCCACTTCGCACCGGAAGGGCCGAGCATCCTGCTCACCGATACGACCACGGGTGAACCGGTGGAGCTGGCGCAGGTCGATCTGCGCACCGGCGAGCGCATCACGCGCGGCCGCCACAGCATCGTGGCCGGCCCGTCCGCCGATGAGCGCACGCGCATCAATGTTGATTTCAGGAACGCGCATCTCGCCGCGGACCGGCACTGA
- a CDS encoding TetR/AcrR family transcriptional regulator, whose product MRYSKGHKEATRQRIIDTAAARFRGEGIAAVGVANLMGDIGLTQGGFYNHFESKDDLAREAVSQAWSNTYERLEKVLHDPERGGVEAVINSYLSARHRDAMAEGCVAAALSPEIARGADVVREEFTRGVEHMVALLADALPRTLKPKQRRATAMALFSTLVGTLAMARAVADTDVSDDILAAGRKAALALIPAS is encoded by the coding sequence ATGCGCTACAGCAAAGGTCACAAGGAAGCCACGCGGCAGCGGATCATCGACACCGCGGCGGCACGCTTTCGCGGCGAAGGCATCGCCGCGGTGGGCGTCGCCAACCTCATGGGCGACATCGGTCTCACGCAGGGCGGCTTCTATAACCACTTCGAGTCCAAGGACGACCTGGCCCGCGAAGCAGTCAGCCAGGCCTGGAGCAACACCTACGAGCGGCTGGAAAAAGTGCTGCACGACCCCGAGCGCGGCGGCGTGGAGGCGGTGATCAACAGCTACCTCAGTGCGCGGCATCGCGATGCCATGGCCGAAGGTTGCGTGGCCGCCGCGCTGTCACCCGAGATTGCACGCGGCGCCGACGTGGTGCGCGAGGAATTCACGCGTGGCGTCGAGCACATGGTGGCGCTGCTGGCCGATGCCTTGCCCAGGACGCTCAAGCCCAAACAGCGGCGCGCGACGGCGATGGCGCTGTTCTCCACGCTGGTCGGCACGCTGGCGATGGCACGCGCGGTGGCCGATACCGACGTGTCGGACGACATCCTCGCCGCGGGGCGCAAGGCCGCGCTGGCGCTGATCCCCGCCAGCTAA